The following nucleotide sequence is from Achromobacter spanius.
GCGCACGCTACCAAGCTCATCGCCGACGCGCAGGCGAACATCACTGAAGTGCACCACCAGCGCGCCTTCACTTCCCTGCCGGTGCGCAATGTGGAAGTGGACTTCGTGCTGCAGACGCGCGGGCCGGAACATATTCTTGAAGTCATCGACGTGCTGAACGCCGCGGGCTTCGCGGCCAGTAACCACGACCATTGATGGCGGCGGCTCAATGCCGCGCACAGATCAAGCCCGTCTCGACCGCAGGCGCCCGCACTTTGCGGGCGTTTTCGTTTCGTCCGCGCCCTCCAGTCGGAAGTCGTTGCAAAAAAAAGTGCAACACGCGCAATGCCCGTTTAACTTTTTTTTCCGATCAGGGAACTTTTTTTGTTGCGGCAAACACCCCCATGGCGCCTGGGCTGAAAGCAATTTGAAGGAATTCTGTAAGCCGCCATCTCGGCCAGGAGGGAACAATCTGTCCACTATTTGACCTAGGGATATCCCGGAAAAAGTTATGGTTCCCCCGGATGTTCGATATGTCGCCATGCGATTTAGCATCTCCCACTTCGCTTTTCCGCCTGCCGATTCTTGTGGGCGGGAAGGCGTTGAGATATGCGCGCGCCACTTTTTCCAGCGATGTTCCGGCGCGTCAGACTAGGGAGACTGCAGCTTGATAAGAAACAGACAGGACTTTTGGTCCGGAGCCATGTTTATTGCTTTAGGGGGGGCCTTTTCCGTACAGGCCACCGAATATTCCATGGGAAGCGCGGCCCGCATGGGACCGGGATATTTCCCGTTCTGGCTCGGCATCGTGCTGGCGTTGATGGGCGCGGTTGTGCTGATCAGCGCACTGGCCAAGAAGGCCGAGACGACCACAATCACTCGCTACGATTTCCGCATCCTCTTCCTGGTGATCGGTTCGGTCGTGTTCTATGGTTTCGCGCTGCGTTACCTGGGGCTGTACATCTCGGTATTCCTGCTGGTTCTCATCAGCAGCCTTGCCAGCCATGAATTCAATTGGAAAGTCGCGGTCGCCAACGGCCTGTTCCTCGTGGCGTTCTCCTACCTTGCGTTCATACGCGGCCTGGGTTTGATATTTCCGCTGTGGCCCAGCGCTTTCGGCAACTAGGAAACAACAATGGAACTTCTACAAAACCTGATGCTGGGTTTCTCGGTGGCGTTCACGCCGGAAAACCTCAGCTATGCATTCCTGGGTTGCCTGTTGGGCACGCTGGTCGGCGTTCTGCCGGGGCTGGGGCCTGTTCCCACCATCGCCATGTTGCTCCCCATCACGTATGTGTTGCCGCCCACGGCCGGCCTGATCATGCTGGCGGGCATTTACTACGGCACCCAATATGGCGGTTCGACCACGGCCATTCTGGTGAACTTGCCGGGTGAGACATCCGCGGTGGTGACGGTGCTGGACGGCCACCAGATGGCACGCAATGGCAGAGCGGGCGCCGCGCTGTCGCTTGCCGCCATTGGCTCATTCTTCGCCGGTAGCGTGGCCACCGTGCTGATTGCCGCGTTTGCGCCACCCTTGGCGGAAGTGGCATTTGCCTTCGGCCCGGCGGAGTACTTTTCGCTGATGGCATTGGGGCTGATCGGCGCGGTCGTGCTCGCTTCCGGCTCGCTGCCCAAGGCCATCTGCATGATCTTGCTGGGTTTGCTGCTGGGCATGGTGGGTACCGACGTCAATTCCGGGGTCGCTCGCTACGACTTCAGCATTCCGGAATTGCAGGACGGTATCGACTTCGCGATCGTGGCCATGGGTGTTTTCGGCCTGTCGGAAATCATGGCCAACCTGGAGCAGAAAGAGAACCGCGTCGAGATTACCGACAAGGTGGGTTCGTTGTACCCCAGCCGCCAAGAGTTCCGCGAAGCGGCGCCCGCCATCGTCCGGGGCACCGCCCTGGGTTCGGCGTTGGGTATCTTGCCCGGCGGTGGTTCGGTGTTGTCGGCGTTTGCTTCGTACACGCTTGAAAAGAAGCTGTCGAAAGAACCCGAGCGTTTCGGCAAGGGCCACCCAGCCGGCTTGGCCGGCCCTGAGTCCGCCAACAACGCCGGTGCGCAGACCTCGTTCATTCCCTTGCTGACGCTGGGTATTCCCGGCAACGCGGTGATGGCGCTGATGGTGGGGGCAATGACCATCCACAACATCCAGCCCGGCCCGCAGGTGATGACCAGCCACCCCGAACTGTTCTGGGGCCTGATCGCCTCGATGTGGATCGGCAATCTGATGCTGGTGATCCTGAACCTGCCGCTGATCGGCATCTGGGTGAAATTGCTGCGCGTGCCCTACCGCATGCTGTTCCCGGCCATTCTGGTGTTCTGCACGATCGGGGTGTATTCGCTGAACTACAACGTGTTCGACATCTTCATGTTCGCCATCTTCGGCGTCATCGGATATGTGTGGAGCAAATTGGGTTGCGAGGGCGCGCCGCTGCTGCTGGGCCTGGTTCTGGGTCCCATGATGGAAGAAAACTTCCGCCGGGCGCTCTTGCTGTCGCGGGGTGATTTCAGCACCTTCGTCACGCGCCCGCTGTCGGCGACGCTGTTGGCGCTGGCCGCCATCCTGCTGGTGCTGGTGATGTTGCCGGCCCTGCGCAAGAAACGTGAGGAAACGTTCGTCGAGGTCGACTGACCACGGGGAACAAGATTGGCTCCGGGCCTGGTGCGGCGCAAGCTGCCCAGGCTCGCTTTTTTTTAGTCTGATTTGCCGACACGTGCCGCATGTCAGCCTGGGTTTCAGTTTTCTTTCAGTTTTCTTTCAGGTTTCTTTCAGCTTTTTTCAACTGAGTTCACGCGTCACCAGGCTCTTCAAGCCATATAGACGTTCACGATGCAAGATTGTGGGCAGCGGCAGCGGCTCGCGGTCCAACGCGACGTAGTCGGCCGGAATCTGCGCCACCGCCTCGCGCATGCGTGCCGGGTCGGCCTGCCACCATTGCACCAGCATGCGGTCCGGGTTGTAGACGTCCAGCCCCTGGCGGCGCAATTCCGAACGGTTGAAATCCTTCAGGTTCCAGGTCAGCACCTGCACCACGGGCGGCTGCTGCAAGCCACAGCGCGCACGCCGCGCCAATCCGGCCGCAATCACATGGAAGTCCTTCGGATCGCTATAGCGCAACGACGCTTCGTACACTTGCGTGTCGACCTCGTTGGCCTGGGGAAAGCTCGCGTTCATCTCGGCCCAGAACTCGGCCAATACCTCGGGCGGAATATCCCAGATGCGCGCGGCGTTGCGCCGCCATTCCTCACCGATGCGTTCGGTCCAGACGGGCGTGAATACGCCGGCCTCGGCCAGGCGCAACAACAGCCGGCGCAGGATGCCGGACATCAGGACGCACGCGTCCAGGACGATGAAGGGGGCGGGGGCGGGTTGGATGGTCAAGATACGTTCGAGCACCGGCGCGTACGGGAAGAGCGAGCACCGCCGAGGGATGCGGCCCGCAGTCGTCCGGAGAAATTAATAGGAGGCGAGCGCAAGAATAAAGGTTTTTGCCTTGATGCGCCCTGGCCGCTCCCCGACAGGGGAGGCCGCATCGCCCTTGGGCCGCTGCGTGACGCGCGGGCCGTCGGGCGAAGGGGGGCAAGCTCTTGCGGTTAGCGCTTCACGCTCAGTGCGGGCGCAGCGAGCAAGGCTTCCTGGGTCTTGATCAGTGCCGCCTGCGTTGACCGACGGGCGGCCAATCCGAAATCGCGGATGAACTCGCTGTACTCCGCTTCTCCGGCTTCCATCACCGTGATGGTGGTGTCACCATTGTTTGCGGTGCCGCTGACCTTGGTGATCAAGTTAGTGGTGAAGCGAGTGGGAGGCCATGTCACGAAACTGGATGACGATGAGTCCGTCACCAGCGTCGGGACAACCACATAGTCGACGTTATCCGCCGCCGTGGGTTCAGGCGTTTTGATCTTGATGACGTTCGTAAACACATTGCTGAGCATCTTGTAGAACGCCGTCTCGATCTCTTTATAGGGCTGGTAGGTGACTTTGTCGCCACCGCCTCCCGGTGTTTTTACGGTTTTTGCAAGATCCGCTTCGGCGATGTAATAAGCAACGTTGGCGTTAATGCGCGGGGTATCTGCCGGCGCTTCGATTTTGGCGAGGTCTGGAGAGATCGTGATTTTGTGGGCGCAACCGGACGCAACCGCCGCAACGATGGCTAACGCGACCAAGCGAATTATTTTATTCAGCAGCATGGCCGGTCTCATTTCAGAGCGTTGAGGAATGCGGGATCGCTGAACACGTCAGTGATCAGTTTGCTTACCAGGTTGCGATATTCCTCAATGGCGCGAGGCAGCGCGACCGCCGCAACGAACGACGACGGCCATTCGTGTTTGGCCGTTTTGACTTGGTCGTACTTGACCGTGCCTGCATGGGTGACGATGAACCGAGCCTCGACGATACCGGTACCCGTGCCCATCGGCACGCTCATATCGTTCTTCAACAGCGTGCCGGACACCTCAACAGACGATTGATCGGAATACTTTCCAGCCAGTGTCAGTTCCTGCTTCAGCGCTTCAGCAAGGTAAGCGCTGTAGCTGTTGTTATAAGGCGAGCTTAATTTCGAGCCGCGCAGAGAGATGGGATTGGCGTTTTCCTTGCTCGGCTCGCTTTTGAATTCGCCCACCTTCGCGGTGAAATCACCTGCTTTTTTCAGTGCGGTCACATTATCCATGGACGCCTGATAGGGCGGTGCGACCATCGAGCAACCGCTCATCGCAGCGCAAAGGACTGCGACAGACAAGACTTTATTCACGACCAATCACCATCATGTTATTCGGAGGAAACCGAATCTAACATTCATTTACTTTTTATAATAAAAGGGTAAACCCTGATTGGTTCTCGCCAAGGGGAGAGAATGCCGGGATGTTTTATTTTGGGGATTGGTCTGCGCAAGAACCGGCAAGATTTGCCGGGGCGCTGTGGTGCCCGAGACCGGAATCGAACCGGTACGGCCTTGCGGCCGAGGGATTTTCTTACCACTTCGGCTTTCGCCGCCAGCGCGGGTGCGCTGTTCGTGGTCTGGAGCACGCCTTCACCATAGCCTTGCGGCCGTAGGTGCCCGCCGTCTGCTCTCTACACCTTCCCCGGCTTTTCAATCGGGGCTTGGCTCGGCGTTGGCTCGGAACAGGTCCAGGGCGTTCGCCGAGTTTGACGGGCTACACCTTTGGAGTTTCCCCCAAAGGGCTCAAATTTTTTAAGTCCCTTGTGTCTACCAATTTCACCACTCGGGCAATGCGCGGTCCTTTGCAAGGGCCGGCAGCGGGCGTGACTATAACATCCCGCCGTGCGCGCCTTCGCTACTTGCGGCCGAACAACCGGCCAAGAAAGCCGGCGGGTTTGGCGGCGGCCGCTTCCGCTTCCAGCGCGTTCTTCATCGACAGCTCTTGAAAATAGGGTTTGCCGTTTTGCTGGTAGGACGCGGAAGCCTGGCGGTAGGCCACGGCGGATTCGGCGTGGCGCTTCATCTGGCCGTAGATCCTGCCACGCGCAAACAGCGCCCAGCTGCGATAGTCGGGGTCCAGCGCCAGCAGGCGGTCGCAGGCCGCCAGCCCTTCGTCATGGCGCTTGGCGGCGATCAGTGCATTGATGCGTTCGGCGTGAAGCGGGCCGCTGTCGGACCAGCGTTCCAGGGCAGTGTCGGCATAGGCCACGGCCTCGTCGGCGCGGTCCAGGTGCGTCAGCGCTTCAATGCGGACGCGGCGCCATTTCAGCCAGTCGGGGTCCAACGAGATGGCCACTTCCGCCAGCGGCAGCGCTTCGTCGTGGCGTTCCAGGTAGTTCAGCATGTCAGCCGCGTTGCCGGGCAGGAAATCGTCGCCGGGCGCGAGTTCATAGCCTTTCAGGTAGTACGCCAGCGCGGCTTCCCAGTTGCGCTGGTCGCGCTGGGCGTTACCCGCCACGAACAGCAACTGGGCGTCGCCGCTATCAAGCGGGTCCAGGCCCAGCAGCGCCTGTTCGGCCAGCTCGGGTTTGCCGCCGCGCACGTATTCGCGCGCTTGTTCCTTGCGGCCTTCCCAGCCGGTGTCGGACAGCGCATCCAGATGCCGCCACAGGGGCACCGCTTCGTCCGCGCGACCCAGCCGGTGCAGCGAGCGCGCCTTGCCTTCCAGCGGCCAGTCCCAGTCGGGTTCGCGCCGCAGCAGGCTGGTCCATTCTTCCACGGCGTCGGCGTCGCGCCCCATGGCTTGCAGGCAGGACGCGCGGTTGTGCTGGATGGCGTTCTCTTCGCCCAGGATGGCGCGGGCGCGGTCGAACATGGCGATGGCGTTGTTCAGGTCGCCCAAGCGGCGGTAATTGTTGCCGGCGTCGTACAGAAAGCCGCCATTGTTGGGCGCCAGGGCGACAGCGCGCTGGTGGTAGGGCAGGGCATCCGCGTAGCGGCCGGCGTTGTGCAGGTTTGAACCGATATAGCAATGGGGCGCCGCGGCGGCCGAGCGGATCTGAGCGGCTCGGGTCCAACTGGCGATGGCGTCATCCAGCCGGCGATCGTTGATCAGCAGGTAGGCTTCGGCCATCAGCAAGCCGTAGTGGGACGGTGCGCGTTGGCGGGCGTCGCGCAAGGCGCGCCAGGCTTCCTGTTCGTCGCCTTCGTCGTAGCGCACCACGGCCTGTACGGCGATGGCGTCGCTGCATTGCGGGTCCAGCGACAAGGCGCGGGCCACGTCGGCGTCACGCTGGGCGTAGGCCTTGCGTTGGGCGTGGCAGCGCGCGCGCAAGGCCCAGACGGTGGCGGATCCGGGCGCTTCGCGCACGGCCTGTTCGCACAGGGACAGCATCTTCGGCAGGTCGCTGCCGTCTTCGGCGCGTTGGATGGCTTCGATCAAGGCGGACATGCGTGGGGTTCCGTCGTGGGGTTTTATCTTTTACCGGGCGCGCAATGGCAGGAAATGCTGACCCGATCAAGGCGGCTTATCGCGCGAAGGCGCTGGCGTCGTGGCGGCAAGAGTAGGTACGGTCGCTGGCGGGGATGTCGTCGCTGCCACATTGCCACCGCCGCACGCCGCCGCCCTTGCGTTCGGCGCGCAGTTCCGGCACCAGATGCTTGCCCGCCAGACTGGGGATGCCGTCGGCACTGGGCGTGCCGGCAATCGTGAAGCGCAAGACGCCGTTGACGGGGTTCATCTCCACCTTCGAAAAGCCGCTACTTTCCAGCGACTGCGCGCTGATGCCCAGGTCGTCCAGGCTGGCCGGAAATTTCTGCGTGCGCCGATAGTGGTTTTCCGCGAGCCGGCGCACGGGGTCGGATACCAGGTCCAGGCGGTTGATATCCGCGTGTAGCGGGTTGTCGCTGTTGCTATCGCCGGTGGCGTTGACGCCAATCACGATGCCCACCACGACCAGCGCCAAAATGCCAAACACGGCAAACAGAAACTTGCCCGCGCCAGTGACCGAGGGGGCCCGGGCGACAGCTGCGTGCATCGCGCGCGGGTTCGCATCGCGCGTGACCACGTGCGTGCCCGCCAAGGCGTTGTGCATGGCCCGTTCGCCAAAGATCATCTGCTGCAAATGGTGGAACAGGCCGGGCAGCAGCAGGTTCACCGTGTACTTCAGGCTATGGCGCCACAGAGAGCGAAGCAGGCCCGGAGCCTGGCCCTTGCGATTGACCACCCGCTGCTTCAATACACGCTTGCCCGGCGAACCGTTACCCCAGGCATCCATGAAAGCGGGCAGGAACCAGCCGATCAAGCCGGCGGCAAGGGCAATCAAAAAGGGCGGTTTGTT
It contains:
- a CDS encoding tripartite tricarboxylate transporter TctB family protein, with amino-acid sequence MFIALGGAFSVQATEYSMGSAARMGPGYFPFWLGIVLALMGAVVLISALAKKAETTTITRYDFRILFLVIGSVVFYGFALRYLGLYISVFLLVLISSLASHEFNWKVAVANGLFLVAFSYLAFIRGLGLIFPLWPSAFGN
- a CDS encoding tripartite tricarboxylate transporter permease, with the translated sequence MELLQNLMLGFSVAFTPENLSYAFLGCLLGTLVGVLPGLGPVPTIAMLLPITYVLPPTAGLIMLAGIYYGTQYGGSTTAILVNLPGETSAVVTVLDGHQMARNGRAGAALSLAAIGSFFAGSVATVLIAAFAPPLAEVAFAFGPAEYFSLMALGLIGAVVLASGSLPKAICMILLGLLLGMVGTDVNSGVARYDFSIPELQDGIDFAIVAMGVFGLSEIMANLEQKENRVEITDKVGSLYPSRQEFREAAPAIVRGTALGSALGILPGGGSVLSAFASYTLEKKLSKEPERFGKGHPAGLAGPESANNAGAQTSFIPLLTLGIPGNAVMALMVGAMTIHNIQPGPQVMTSHPELFWGLIASMWIGNLMLVILNLPLIGIWVKLLRVPYRMLFPAILVFCTIGVYSLNYNVFDIFMFAIFGVIGYVWSKLGCEGAPLLLGLVLGPMMEENFRRALLLSRGDFSTFVTRPLSATLLALAAILLVLVMLPALRKKREETFVEVD
- a CDS encoding PIN domain-containing protein, with amino-acid sequence MSGILRRLLLRLAEAGVFTPVWTERIGEEWRRNAARIWDIPPEVLAEFWAEMNASFPQANEVDTQVYEASLRYSDPKDFHVIAAGLARRARCGLQQPPVVQVLTWNLKDFNRSELRRQGLDVYNPDRMLVQWWQADPARMREAVAQIPADYVALDREPLPLPTILHRERLYGLKSLVTRELS
- a CDS encoding tetratricopeptide repeat protein, which gives rise to MSALIEAIQRAEDGSDLPKMLSLCEQAVREAPGSATVWALRARCHAQRKAYAQRDADVARALSLDPQCSDAIAVQAVVRYDEGDEQEAWRALRDARQRAPSHYGLLMAEAYLLINDRRLDDAIASWTRAAQIRSAAAAPHCYIGSNLHNAGRYADALPYHQRAVALAPNNGGFLYDAGNNYRRLGDLNNAIAMFDRARAILGEENAIQHNRASCLQAMGRDADAVEEWTSLLRREPDWDWPLEGKARSLHRLGRADEAVPLWRHLDALSDTGWEGRKEQAREYVRGGKPELAEQALLGLDPLDSGDAQLLFVAGNAQRDQRNWEAALAYYLKGYELAPGDDFLPGNAADMLNYLERHDEALPLAEVAISLDPDWLKWRRVRIEALTHLDRADEAVAYADTALERWSDSGPLHAERINALIAAKRHDEGLAACDRLLALDPDYRSWALFARGRIYGQMKRHAESAVAYRQASASYQQNGKPYFQELSMKNALEAEAAAAKPAGFLGRLFGRK
- a CDS encoding RDD family protein, with translation MFPNIWARLGASAIDAIAMAVGMIVLIMAAQLTYEGLTGNKPPFLIALAAGLIGWFLPAFMDAWGNGSPGKRVLKQRVVNRKGQAPGLLRSLWRHSLKYTVNLLLPGLFHHLQQMIFGERAMHNALAGTHVVTRDANPRAMHAAVARAPSVTGAGKFLFAVFGILALVVVGIVIGVNATGDSNSDNPLHADINRLDLVSDPVRRLAENHYRRTQKFPASLDDLGISAQSLESSGFSKVEMNPVNGVLRFTIAGTPSADGIPSLAGKHLVPELRAERKGGGVRRWQCGSDDIPASDRTYSCRHDASAFAR